A part of Limihaloglobus sulfuriphilus genomic DNA contains:
- a CDS encoding glycoside hydrolase family 2 protein, producing MRNIRSLGNLKWQLAGFKPHEWRRESGLEVQDAVNAETPPMPAKVPGSVQKTLLDAGLIEDWNHGLNSFKCEWVENRHWIYETTIPDNWISCEKEYRLVCRGLDYCGSIFLNKKEIYSFKNSHIPHNIELTPHLKNDKNVLRIVFQDIPRWLGQLGFTSQMRDFKPRYNYSWDWTCRMVQIGISGDIYIEEIDGPFIVSSDLESSYDTDTDSGQLDIKLTAQNCDQFIAAVKLTQEDRTVAEETKQISQNGVSFSFEKIQAKPWYPNGHGQQPLYNLEIKLCDANGCLHDKIERRVGFKNVQWKNCLDAPAAADPWICCINGRDLFMQGINWTPIHQNYVETAGHEYRKRLEIYKEIGVNIVRVWGGAPLEKDIFYEICDELGIMVWQEFPISSSGIENYPPDDEDYAEEMISVAKSYIQRRKHHVSLLMWCGGNELSGSKNELIPASNSHKLLNELNKTVMKYDPNRRFAATSPLGPKFFANEKNYGKGLHWDVHGPWKLPGTFEQWQQYWNDDDSLLRSETGCPGASSADIIEKYKGGQNPMPTSTENPLWRRTGWWVEWKQFIDENGREPESLVEYVEWSQQRQAKALAVAAASCKNRFPKCGGFIVWMGHDCFPCTANTSIVDFEGNPKPAAIELAEIFKANEKSA from the coding sequence ATGAGAAACATCCGCAGCCTTGGAAATCTCAAGTGGCAGCTCGCAGGCTTTAAACCCCATGAGTGGCGAAGAGAATCCGGACTGGAAGTGCAGGACGCTGTAAACGCAGAAACACCACCCATGCCCGCGAAAGTTCCGGGCTCTGTTCAGAAAACCCTTTTAGACGCCGGACTTATAGAAGATTGGAATCACGGTCTTAACTCGTTCAAATGTGAATGGGTCGAAAACCGCCACTGGATCTATGAGACGACCATTCCCGATAATTGGATATCCTGCGAAAAAGAGTACAGGCTTGTATGCAGAGGGCTGGATTACTGCGGCTCTATATTTCTGAACAAGAAGGAAATTTACTCTTTTAAAAACTCGCATATCCCTCACAATATTGAACTTACGCCCCATCTAAAGAATGACAAAAATGTACTGCGGATAGTATTCCAGGACATCCCGCGCTGGCTGGGTCAGCTCGGCTTTACTTCTCAAATGAGAGATTTCAAACCCAGGTACAACTACTCATGGGACTGGACATGCAGGATGGTTCAAATTGGAATCTCGGGCGATATCTATATAGAAGAAATAGACGGGCCTTTTATTGTATCGTCCGATTTAGAGAGCTCTTACGATACAGATACTGATTCCGGCCAACTTGATATCAAACTTACTGCGCAAAATTGCGACCAATTCATAGCAGCCGTAAAACTTACCCAAGAGGACCGCACTGTCGCAGAAGAAACTAAACAAATCTCCCAAAACGGTGTATCTTTCTCATTCGAAAAGATTCAAGCAAAACCCTGGTACCCTAACGGACACGGCCAGCAGCCGCTTTACAATCTTGAGATAAAATTATGCGACGCAAACGGTTGCCTGCACGATAAAATAGAAAGACGCGTCGGATTCAAAAATGTCCAGTGGAAAAACTGCCTGGACGCGCCGGCAGCAGCAGATCCGTGGATATGCTGCATAAACGGCAGAGACCTTTTCATGCAGGGCATAAACTGGACGCCAATACATCAAAACTACGTAGAGACTGCCGGGCACGAATACCGTAAAAGGCTCGAAATCTATAAAGAAATTGGAGTAAACATTGTCAGAGTCTGGGGCGGGGCACCACTGGAAAAAGATATTTTCTATGAGATATGCGACGAACTTGGAATAATGGTCTGGCAGGAATTTCCCATCTCTTCTTCAGGGATAGAGAACTATCCACCCGACGATGAGGATTATGCCGAAGAGATGATCAGCGTCGCAAAGTCCTACATACAAAGGCGTAAACATCATGTTTCACTGCTTATGTGGTGCGGCGGCAACGAGCTTTCCGGCAGTAAGAATGAGCTTATCCCCGCTTCCAACTCACATAAACTTCTAAATGAGCTCAACAAAACAGTTATGAAGTATGACCCCAACAGGCGTTTCGCGGCGACCTCACCGCTGGGGCCTAAATTTTTCGCCAATGAAAAGAATTACGGCAAGGGTCTGCACTGGGACGTTCACGGTCCGTGGAAACTGCCCGGTACTTTTGAGCAGTGGCAGCAGTACTGGAACGATGACGATTCACTTTTGAGATCGGAAACCGGCTGTCCGGGCGCTTCTTCGGCAGATATAATCGAGAAATACAAAGGCGGCCAGAACCCCATGCCGACAAGCACGGAAAACCCGCTCTGGCGGCGTACAGGCTGGTGGGTTGAGTGGAAACAATTCATTGACGAAAACGGCCGCGAACCTGAAAGTCTGGTTGAATATGTAGAATGGTCGCAGCAGCGTCAGGCCAAAGCGCTTGCGGTTGCCGCGGCGAGCTGTAAGAATAGATTTCCAAAATGCGGCGGATTCATCGTCTGGATGGGGCATGACTGTTTCCCATGCACCGCAAACACTTCTATTGTTGATTTCGAAGGAAATCCAAAACCGGCGGCTATTGAGCTGGCTGAAATTTTCAAAGCTAACGAAAAGTCAGCTTGA
- a CDS encoding LacI family DNA-binding transcriptional regulator — MVTVNDISKACNVSRITVIRALNNHESVAEKTRKRVVNVSRQLGYAPNAIAKQLQSGRSRTIAVVLNKCVTAHIGKMLEGVQRELSENGYDSLTYEWGQLRDGSVPLARKIAQNRVEGVVMIQWSHDYEIDFFAELARYKICVIAIDREADYGGVKCVVYDDQQGAKLAIDYLVSMGHTEIGHIGGLPEHSSAKERLMGFYVSMAAHNLPVRSDWVIQGDYRYQGAVNTVERFFEQNRDNLPTAIFAGSDVIGATIIQAAQRRGIRVPDDISIVGFCDEVFAEFLTPALTTIRQHPYEVSKKGAEMIVGMIEAKYSGEEFICPKKTVTPVSFVERDSVRRLSR, encoded by the coding sequence TTGGTAACGGTTAATGACATAAGCAAGGCTTGTAATGTTTCGCGGATAACAGTTATCCGGGCGCTGAACAACCATGAATCTGTGGCTGAAAAGACCAGAAAAAGGGTTGTTAACGTATCCCGTCAGCTCGGATATGCTCCTAATGCGATAGCTAAGCAGCTGCAAAGCGGCCGGAGCAGGACAATTGCTGTTGTTTTGAATAAATGTGTAACCGCCCATATTGGTAAGATGCTTGAGGGTGTTCAAAGAGAGCTCAGTGAAAATGGCTATGACAGCTTGACTTATGAATGGGGCCAGCTCAGAGACGGGAGTGTGCCTCTTGCTAGAAAAATAGCACAGAACAGGGTTGAGGGCGTTGTTATGATACAGTGGTCTCATGATTATGAGATTGATTTTTTCGCTGAGCTTGCCCGTTATAAAATCTGCGTGATTGCTATAGACCGCGAAGCTGATTACGGCGGGGTTAAGTGTGTTGTTTATGATGATCAGCAGGGTGCAAAACTTGCCATAGACTATCTGGTTTCAATGGGCCACACAGAAATTGGTCACATTGGCGGACTCCCGGAACACAGCTCGGCAAAAGAGCGTCTTATGGGTTTTTACGTTTCTATGGCCGCTCACAACCTGCCTGTGAGGTCGGACTGGGTGATCCAGGGTGACTACAGGTACCAGGGAGCAGTTAATACCGTAGAGAGATTCTTTGAACAGAATAGAGATAATCTGCCGACAGCGATTTTTGCCGGCAGTGATGTAATCGGAGCAACTATTATACAGGCGGCACAGAGAAGAGGCATTCGCGTTCCTGATGATATTTCTATCGTGGGGTTTTGTGACGAAGTATTCGCTGAATTTCTGACGCCCGCACTCACTACTATCCGCCAGCATCCCTATGAAGTTTCCAAAAAGGGAGCTGAGATGATAGTGGGTATGATAGAGGCCAAGTACAGCGGGGAAGAATTTATCTGCCCCAAAAAAACCGTCACACCTGTTAGTTTTGTAGAGAGAGACTCGGTTCGAAGGCTGAGCCGTTAA
- a CDS encoding LamG-like jellyroll fold domain-containing protein has protein sequence MKQFIVVVFFISFFALIFPAAAVLPEPIIYLPFDADWANAGSAGYEEPVVTEQNGISPQLNYKGGIIGGCLDQSGFPASGHPVLDENLQPGQVIFGTSDDQDTPMEMAMDDMVSFTIVGWFKGKIGSGSGARLIARPYDEANPESNNFQLLADRYYSGKMELIVNGNSSTQMQESFYDNSPNEWTFFAVTYDGTSSFNNVQWFKGYDDGTNEVIQSSGFCSLYSGTSTHGKHCRIHIGNSGDSGAWPFSGMLDEIRVYASYTDTSGVLSLEQLEAIKSLANEPKCGDDEHPYPAGDFNGDCVVGFEDLRILCDNWLMATNFDLPE, from the coding sequence ATGAAGCAATTTATAGTTGTAGTATTCTTTATTTCGTTTTTTGCCCTTATTTTTCCCGCAGCGGCTGTTTTGCCGGAACCGATAATTTACCTGCCTTTTGACGCGGACTGGGCAAATGCCGGTTCTGCCGGCTATGAAGAGCCTGTAGTTACAGAGCAAAACGGTATTTCGCCACAGCTGAATTATAAGGGCGGAATTATTGGCGGCTGTCTTGACCAGAGCGGTTTTCCTGCGAGCGGTCACCCTGTTTTAGATGAAAATTTACAGCCGGGCCAGGTGATTTTCGGCACATCGGACGATCAGGATACACCCATGGAGATGGCGATGGACGATATGGTGTCTTTTACCATTGTCGGCTGGTTCAAAGGAAAGATTGGCAGCGGCTCGGGCGCCAGACTGATTGCCCGGCCTTATGATGAAGCAAACCCGGAAAGCAACAACTTTCAGCTGCTTGCCGACCGTTATTACAGCGGCAAGATGGAGCTTATCGTCAACGGCAACAGCTCAACTCAAATGCAGGAAAGTTTTTATGACAACAGCCCGAATGAGTGGACTTTCTTTGCTGTTACCTATGACGGAACAAGTTCTTTTAACAATGTTCAATGGTTCAAAGGATATGATGACGGAACAAACGAAGTAATACAGTCCAGCGGTTTCTGCAGCCTGTATTCCGGTACGTCAACCCACGGAAAGCACTGCCGCATACATATAGGTAACAGCGGTGATTCCGGGGCGTGGCCATTCAGCGGAATGCTCGATGAGATTCGCGTCTATGCCAGCTATACAGATACCAGCGGAGTTTTGAGCCTTGAACAGCTTGAGGCGATTAAATCCCTGGCTAACGAACCCAAGTGCGGAGACGATGAACATCCCTATCCCGCAGGCGATTTTAATGGCGATTGTGTCGTTGGATTTGAAGATCTTCGCATTTTATGCGATAATTGGCTCATGGCCACAAATTTCGACCTTCCAGAATAA
- a CDS encoding type II secretion system protein, with protein sequence MILKRKKAFTLIELLVVISIIALLMAIIMPALNKARAQARKVVCGSNFRQLGSVYHMYANDHRQWIPRFVPKSQQDKTFTLGKEVSNVLPYALSDPMYQLLRNSYKLKPEFLVCPTKIKSRGTDVTYFRKDGEIELGDPEGGYWMPYRWIGIARLNGLVNMTNTIPKTVEESAARIDDPSWKLLAADENVVWNMNLEFHRTRLAHRGRGGLPEGANRLHVDGSVNWVNTSMMAADDKPLDTADGYPTGVDPSKSPPRYDHRGDYTRMYYW encoded by the coding sequence ATGATTTTAAAAAGAAAAAAAGCGTTTACTCTTATAGAGCTGCTTGTAGTTATATCGATAATAGCTCTGTTGATGGCGATTATCATGCCGGCGCTGAATAAGGCGCGGGCCCAGGCACGAAAGGTTGTCTGCGGTTCTAATTTCAGGCAGCTGGGCAGTGTGTATCATATGTATGCCAATGATCACAGGCAATGGATACCGCGGTTTGTGCCCAAGTCGCAGCAGGACAAGACGTTTACGCTCGGCAAAGAGGTATCAAATGTTTTGCCGTATGCTCTTTCTGATCCAATGTATCAGCTTCTTCGCAACAGCTACAAGCTCAAGCCGGAATTTCTTGTCTGTCCGACAAAGATAAAGTCGAGAGGAACCGATGTTACCTATTTCCGCAAAGACGGCGAGATTGAGCTTGGAGATCCGGAAGGCGGATACTGGATGCCTTATCGGTGGATTGGAATTGCCAGGCTTAACGGCCTTGTAAATATGACAAACACGATTCCCAAAACAGTAGAGGAGTCAGCGGCCAGGATAGATGATCCGTCCTGGAAACTGCTGGCGGCAGATGAGAACGTTGTGTGGAATATGAATCTTGAGTTCCACCGCACACGCCTTGCACACAGAGGAAGAGGCGGTCTGCCCGAAGGTGCCAACCGTCTGCACGTTGACGGTTCAGTTAACTGGGTAAACACATCTATGATGGCGGCGGACGATAAGCCGCTGGATACAGCCGACGGTTACCCGACCGGCGTAGATCCCTCTAAGTCTCCCCCGAGGTATGACCACAGGGGCGATTATACAAGAATGTACTACTGGTAG
- a CDS encoding LamG domain-containing protein, whose product MKKLTFTIILSLIFTAAALEAGQLLWHLPFDVDTAEAVSGELAREVKTNDNAVSPYNKQAPGIGPVGVNGKGRCLDMSVSMAQMGSGDGSNYGGWVTYGANDVGGGNVDDVFNGLQSFTLMGWINTGDPNITPAENARILLRDDNANGLTVLLNEGGRLKVAVNGNWHAMPYAASYPFDCTDKWVFVAITYDGTASAGNLKFYRGFKDTASVTLEDTGDIPAGALASNDRQLVIGNNGGMNDTADKGFKGLIDELRLYGSYSDATGVLSSSEITNYKNQDVEKPWQDTPIADPLWHLPFDADMSDIISGETPSLVLTNPSAPAPYNEQPPVVTAEAGVRYKGGALDLRNTMAFMGAVSGENCYGGAVRYGTKDSGSGAVDDVLSDLKSFTLMGWLNTGDPLVSLSGMSSPARLCLREDYANTFAVTMNNGGRLGIAVNGQWKILPYSNTYPYTCTDEWVYFAITYDSTAADNNLKFYSARRNDGYPVMEYAANFNQGPISYSERQFVVGNNGSESTSADKGFKGLMDELRLFGSYDDGSGALPPTAIAQFKQDDWNVKCGDYGFMPPEGDINGDCIVDAADFAEMAAVWLMDNRPQ is encoded by the coding sequence ATGAAAAAGCTAACATTTACAATTATTTTATCTTTGATATTTACAGCTGCTGCTTTAGAGGCAGGCCAGCTGTTGTGGCATCTGCCTTTTGATGTTGATACGGCCGAGGCTGTGAGCGGCGAATTGGCCCGCGAGGTCAAGACTAACGACAATGCCGTATCGCCATATAACAAACAGGCACCGGGTATCGGCCCTGTCGGCGTTAACGGCAAAGGACGCTGCCTTGATATGAGTGTCAGCATGGCGCAGATGGGCTCGGGCGATGGTTCAAATTACGGCGGCTGGGTTACTTATGGTGCTAACGATGTCGGCGGCGGCAACGTGGACGATGTCTTTAACGGTTTGCAGTCGTTTACACTTATGGGATGGATAAATACCGGCGATCCGAACATCACTCCTGCCGAAAACGCAAGGATTCTGCTCCGTGATGACAATGCCAACGGTTTGACTGTCCTGCTCAATGAGGGCGGCAGGCTTAAGGTCGCTGTCAACGGAAACTGGCACGCGATGCCGTATGCCGCGAGCTATCCGTTTGACTGTACTGATAAGTGGGTATTTGTCGCCATCACTTACGACGGCACAGCTTCTGCGGGCAATCTGAAGTTTTACAGAGGTTTTAAGGATACCGCATCTGTAACACTTGAAGATACCGGCGACATACCTGCCGGCGCTCTTGCCTCTAATGACAGGCAGCTGGTGATCGGAAACAACGGCGGAATGAACGATACTGCCGACAAAGGCTTTAAAGGCCTTATAGACGAATTGCGGCTTTACGGCAGTTACTCTGACGCAACAGGTGTTTTAAGTTCATCGGAAATAACTAATTACAAGAATCAGGACGTAGAGAAGCCCTGGCAGGATACGCCGATTGCCGACCCGCTTTGGCACCTGCCCTTTGATGCTGATATGTCAGACATTATCAGCGGAGAGACCCCTTCTCTGGTACTGACAAACCCCTCTGCTCCGGCACCTTATAACGAGCAGCCGCCGGTTGTTACAGCCGAGGCGGGCGTAAGGTACAAAGGCGGCGCCCTTGACCTTCGCAACACCATGGCTTTTATGGGTGCTGTCAGCGGCGAAAACTGCTACGGCGGCGCAGTGCGTTACGGAACGAAAGATTCCGGCAGCGGCGCGGTAGATGATGTTTTGAGTGATTTAAAATCATTTACGCTCATGGGCTGGCTCAATACAGGCGACCCTTTGGTGAGCCTGAGCGGAATGAGCAGCCCGGCAAGGCTTTGTCTGCGTGAGGATTACGCCAACACGTTCGCCGTAACTATGAATAACGGCGGCAGGCTCGGCATCGCTGTCAATGGGCAATGGAAAATACTGCCTTATTCGAATACATATCCCTATACCTGTACGGACGAGTGGGTATATTTCGCAATCACATACGACAGCACCGCAGCGGATAATAATCTAAAATTCTACAGCGCACGCAGAAATGACGGCTATCCTGTAATGGAATATGCCGCGAATTTTAATCAGGGCCCGATAAGTTATTCAGAACGTCAGTTTGTCGTGGGCAACAACGGTTCGGAATCCACATCTGCCGACAAAGGTTTCAAGGGCCTTATGGACGAGCTGCGTCTTTTCGGCAGTTATGATGACGGCAGCGGTGCTTTGCCGCCGACGGCAATAGCCCAGTTCAAACAGGATGACTGGAACGTTAAGTGCGGTGATTACGGCTTTATGCCGCCGGAAGGTGACATAAACGGCGACTGTATTGTTGACGCGGCAGACTTTGCTGAAATGGCCGCTGTATGGCTGATGGATAACAGGCCGCAGTAA
- a CDS encoding PEP-CTERM sorting domain-containing protein translates to MRKYQIIVIALMMVSYAGAAELLWYLPYDANMNEAVNGEAPTQVNANPLADEPYASTAPSLSAGLTSGGSGAESGNALDMRDTMANMGQTTPTNYGGWVRYGSPENKSSMELSMKGLSSFTVMGWLNTKDSSIAIGNNTRVFASSDNSFSLLFNNGSVPGRMQFALEGNWYNSGYAVTNWGLADEWVFFAASYDGTTSTENLKYYMGGLDTNDVELVVTLDSNVGTFNYSGDWFVVGNNGADNTAADKGFKGLIDELRMFGSTADASGALDAADITLYKNDVFTAVPEPATIGLLAIGGLAFVRRKK, encoded by the coding sequence ATGAGAAAGTACCAAATTATTGTAATCGCATTGATGATGGTTTCATACGCCGGTGCCGCGGAGCTTCTGTGGTATCTGCCCTACGATGCAAACATGAATGAAGCGGTAAACGGCGAGGCGCCAACCCAGGTTAACGCAAACCCGCTTGCGGATGAGCCTTACGCAAGCACAGCGCCCTCTCTGAGTGCCGGGCTGACCAGCGGCGGCTCCGGAGCGGAAAGCGGCAACGCGCTTGATATGAGAGATACCATGGCAAACATGGGTCAAACCACTCCAACTAACTATGGCGGCTGGGTAAGATACGGCTCTCCCGAAAATAAATCCTCGATGGAACTATCGATGAAGGGTTTAAGCTCATTTACAGTGATGGGCTGGCTCAACACAAAGGATTCGTCAATTGCCATCGGCAATAATACGCGGGTTTTTGCAAGCTCTGACAACAGTTTCTCCCTTTTGTTCAATAATGGCTCAGTGCCGGGAAGGATGCAATTTGCTTTAGAAGGCAACTGGTATAACTCTGGATATGCTGTGACAAATTGGGGCCTGGCAGATGAATGGGTTTTCTTTGCCGCTTCCTATGACGGCACAACCAGTACTGAAAACCTGAAGTATTATATGGGCGGGCTTGACACAAATGATGTTGAACTGGTAGTTACGCTTGACAGCAATGTCGGCACTTTCAATTATTCCGGTGATTGGTTTGTTGTCGGCAATAATGGAGCTGATAACACAGCCGCTGACAAGGGTTTCAAAGGTCTCATCGATGAGCTGCGTATGTTCGGAAGCACTGCTGACGCTTCGGGCGCACTCGATGCGGCGGATATAACTCTGTATAAAAATGATGTCTTTACCGCTGTTCCCGAACCAGCAACCATCGGGCTGCTGGCGATTGGCGGGCTGGCATTTGTTCGCCGCAAAAAGTAA
- a CDS encoding sialidase family protein encodes MSNSSNKIRQTVLCALFISALTAKAQFRSYEIYQPQVTRGFIVDTSQNELKYNHCTSIQRYRGRFYCFWNANTVYKEGEPGQLLYMATSLDGMNWSEPVNWTPDNGRKQWQPCTINIDDESLWVFWQETGGPFWFSKLTDPEGAWTHRMIFTKTMMPDGLEYNPAATQDPLRLSNGRICQTVTWVQISGGPNKFSGIVYTNNGGQSFNMDTSSFVWDPIDGTKSFESMLVEQYDGNIRMFIRNLDRTSQQDELFMTSLGDENAENFYSPAQFSKTRTVSSRCWVKTIGQRKIMLLNDSANGTPELAGHDRKNIAMFFSRSGMDDFAAGVPVVDYEPELAYPQAVEHDNKLYFTYSHENSKNIRWGIVDPLPADDKYYIFPRGTDRRLTDHDDGPVEVRVEKFNLNGDSMLRFYGNASAGVDIDICEPQNDVLKIRLPVFLESTPADKRMRLLCVGDGEVQLGYDAATPYRYQVLIDDTWYDAGAFDPAKWNDILLIISSNGVATQNMGSALYHPAPSGFNGRVYIGDGYPEEFLDETSRFIVNIERFGSLVEAASESGFCGDNEHPIISPDLNYDCIIDLYDFSIMAKSWLKDADK; translated from the coding sequence ATGAGCAACAGCAGCAATAAAATCAGACAGACAGTTCTCTGTGCGTTATTTATATCCGCACTGACGGCGAAGGCACAATTTCGCAGTTATGAAATTTATCAGCCCCAGGTAACACGAGGCTTTATCGTGGATACATCGCAGAACGAGCTGAAATATAACCACTGCACATCTATACAGCGATACCGCGGCAGGTTTTACTGCTTCTGGAATGCAAATACGGTTTATAAAGAGGGTGAGCCGGGCCAGCTTCTTTACATGGCAACCAGTCTTGACGGTATGAACTGGTCAGAACCTGTTAACTGGACTCCGGACAACGGCAGAAAGCAGTGGCAGCCGTGCACGATCAATATTGATGATGAGAGTCTGTGGGTGTTCTGGCAGGAGACCGGCGGGCCGTTCTGGTTTTCTAAACTGACAGATCCCGAGGGTGCCTGGACACACCGAATGATCTTTACAAAGACCATGATGCCCGATGGGCTTGAGTATAACCCCGCCGCCACACAGGATCCGCTTCGCCTTTCAAACGGGCGTATCTGCCAGACAGTTACCTGGGTTCAGATATCCGGCGGGCCGAATAAATTTTCCGGTATTGTTTATACGAATAACGGCGGTCAGAGCTTCAATATGGACACGAGCTCATTTGTCTGGGATCCGATTGATGGAACTAAATCTTTCGAATCTATGCTGGTCGAACAGTATGATGGCAATATCAGGATGTTTATCCGCAATTTAGACCGGACAAGTCAGCAGGACGAGCTTTTTATGACTTCTCTGGGCGATGAAAACGCGGAGAATTTTTACTCTCCGGCACAGTTCAGCAAGACACGTACAGTATCGAGCAGGTGTTGGGTGAAAACTATCGGCCAACGCAAAATCATGCTGCTCAACGACAGTGCAAACGGAACACCAGAGCTTGCCGGTCATGACCGCAAGAATATAGCGATGTTTTTCAGCCGCAGCGGGATGGACGATTTCGCCGCCGGTGTACCGGTAGTAGATTATGAGCCGGAGCTGGCGTATCCCCAGGCAGTTGAGCACGATAACAAGCTGTATTTTACATACAGCCACGAAAACTCGAAAAATATCCGGTGGGGAATTGTAGATCCCCTGCCGGCGGACGATAAGTACTATATCTTTCCAAGAGGAACCGACAGGCGTCTGACCGACCATGATGACGGGCCGGTTGAAGTCAGGGTTGAGAAGTTTAATCTTAACGGTGATTCAATGCTAAGGTTCTACGGTAATGCCTCGGCCGGTGTAGATATTGATATCTGTGAACCGCAGAATGATGTGCTGAAAATACGCCTGCCGGTCTTTCTTGAAAGTACGCCTGCGGATAAACGAATGAGACTGCTCTGTGTCGGTGACGGAGAGGTGCAGCTTGGGTATGATGCGGCGACGCCGTACAGATATCAGGTTTTGATTGATGATACATGGTATGACGCAGGAGCGTTTGATCCGGCTAAATGGAATGATATTCTGCTGATTATCAGCTCAAACGGAGTCGCGACACAGAATATGGGTTCTGCTCTCTATCATCCCGCTCCATCAGGTTTCAATGGCCGTGTTTATATAGGTGACGGATATCCGGAAGAGTTTCTTGATGAGACAAGCCGTTTTATCGTAAACATCGAGCGGTTTGGAAGTTTAGTAGAAGCCGCGTCAGAATCTGGATTCTGCGGCGACAATGAACATCCGATAATCAGTCCAGACCTGAATTATGACTGTATTATAGATTTGTATGATTTTAGTATCATGGCCAAATCATGGCTGAAAGACGCTGATAAGTAA